In Zingiber officinale cultivar Zhangliang chromosome 1A, Zo_v1.1, whole genome shotgun sequence, a genomic segment contains:
- the LOC122012686 gene encoding probable indole-3-pyruvate monooxygenase YUCCA9, with protein sequence MADQFDFLSHRRCVWVNGPIIVGAGPSGLAVAAGLKEHGVPSVILERADCIASLWQKRTYDRLKLHLPKQFCQLPKFPFPADYPEYPTKKQFIDYLESYASHFGINPIFNQAVQSARYDETSELWRVRTAGPATEVEYIGRWLVAATGENSEKVVPELDGLREFAGDVIHVCDYKSGENFAGKRVLVVGCGNSGMEISLDLCDHNAFPAMVVRDRAHVLPREVLGKSVYELAVVMMKWLPLWLVDKILLVLAWFVLGSTEKYGLRRPSVGPLQLKNTQGRTPVLDVGALAKVKSGDIKVVPGIKRFSAGKVELVDGQVLDIDSVILATGYRSNVPQWLQGCDFFSKDGFPKTPFPNGWKGECGLYAVGFTKKGLSGAASDAVRTAADIGRIWKEELKPAKRLFACHRRCISQN encoded by the exons ATGGCCGATCAATTCGACTTCCTGTCGCACCGGAGGTGCGTGTGGGTGAACGGTCCGATCATCGTCGGAGCCGGGCCGTCGGGGCTGGCCGTCGCCGCGGGGCTGAAGGAGCATGGCGTGCCGTCGGTGATCCTCGAGCGCGCCGACTGCATTGCCTCGCTCTGGCAAAAGCGCACCTACGACCGGTTGAAGCTTCACCTCCCCAAGCAGTTTTGCCAGCTGCCCAAATTCCCCTTCCCCGCCGACTACCCCGAGTATCCCACCAAGAAGCAGTTCATCGACTACTTGGAGTCCTACGCCAGCCACTTCGGCATCAATCCTATTTTCAATCAGGCCGTGCAGTCGGCGAGGTACGACGAGACCAGCGAGTTGTGGCGCGTGAGGACCGCCGGACCTGCAACCGAGGTCGAGTACATCGGCCGCTGGCTGGTCGCCGCCACCGGCGAGAACTCGGAGAAAGTAGTCCCTGAGCTGGACGGGCTCAGGGAGTTCGCCGGCGACGTGATACACGTGTGCGACTACAAGTCTGGCGAGAACTTTGCCGGAAAGCGCGTGCTGGTGGTCGGCTGTGGCAACTCCGGCATGGAGATCAGTCTCGACCTCTGCGACCACAATGCCTTCCCGGCCATGGTGGTCCGCGATAGG GCTCATGTACTGCCGCGGGAAGTGCTCGGTAAATCAGTATACGAGTTGGCCGTCGTGATGATGAAATGGCTGCCTTTGTGGCTGGTGGACAAAATCTTGCTGGTGCTCGCTTGGTTTGTACTTGGGAGCACAGAGAAGTATGGATTGCGGCGGCCATCGGTCGGTCCTCTGCAGCTGAAGAACACGCAGGGGAGGACCCCTGTTCTCGACGTGGGTGCTCTTGCCAAAGTAAAATCCGGAGACATCAAGGTCGTTCCCGGAATCAAGCGCTTCTCCGCCGGAAAGGTGGAGCTCGTCGACGGCCAAGTGCTCGACATCGACTCCGTCATCTTGGCTACCGGATACCGTAGCAACGTGCCTCAGTGGCTTCAA GGATGTGATTTCTTTTCCAAGGACGGGTTCCCAAAGACTCCGTTCCCAAATGGGTGGAAAGGAGAGTGCGGGCTGTACGCTGTCGGTTTCACCAAGAAAGGACTCTCCGGAGCTGCCTCCGACGCGGTGAGAACGGCGGCGGACATCGGCAGGATATGGAAGGAGGAACTCAAACCGGCCAAGAGACTCTTTGCTTGCCATAGAAGATGCATCTCCCAGAACTAA